The nucleotide sequence CCACAAGAGCACTTACCCCCCAGGAACTGGATGCCTCCTGCCACCCTGCCCACAGTCCTGGAGATGAGCTCGGACACACAGCATCCCATGAGCGCTGTCAGGGCTACCAAGAGAAGCAGCCCACAGCCCAGGCCCGTCACCACCGTGCAGATCCTCCACTCGGCGCTCGGGATGGCCTGGAAGGAGGCATAGCGGCCACACTGCTCCACCATCACGGTCATCTGGCGGCTCTCATCCCGCACCGGGTAGGAACACCTCCGGAAAGTGCCGAAGGAAACAGACTTCTCCAGCTGAGACCCCAAGAGCCAGTAGGGCATGAAGAACCCAACGCAAGAGGCAGCAGcgcagaggaaggagaggaaggccCAGACGATGCCAGCACAGGTGAGGCTGGAGGCCATCTTTGTATCTGCTCCAACACCCCTCACAATGGGAAGACACAAAAGTAACTCTGTGTTTTAGGGGAGCTTTATGGATAATCTGGAATCTCTCAGCCTTGACAAATCTTCACACTGGGAGAAGCTCGGATCGTAACAGCCAGGGGGATATTTCCTCCCATCATGAAGTCAAAGGTCCCTAATTaaataacaaaacacaaaaaaggagaaaaatacaagCTCAGTAATGCTGacactagaaaaaaataatttgtctgcCAGAGTGTTTTTCCTTTCTAGAAGATTTCTGAATAAGACATGTCACTTTTCTGTCCCACCCTTGCAAGCAGACCCCACAATCGCTCTCAGTGATACCAGCTTCTGTGGTCAGTGTGATGTGGTGGCAGGCAGCccagcaggcacaggctgctgtgCACATCCAGGAACACTCTGCAGCCACCTTCAGGGGCTCCCTGTGTACTTGCCTCACTTTTCTCCACTGTAAGTCCCAGCCTTTCTAgtaccaacagaaaaaaacagatgagGTCTTGCTTATCTTTAGTTAGCTAGACCTTCCTCCTCCAATGCCTGGAGAACATACTTCACTTTATAGATGGTCCCGAAGCTTCAGGGCAAAACCATCCGCAGCAGCTAAGGCATTTCAAGACTCTTGTGATGCAGGGAAAACTTATTAATACACCCACAAAAGAAGTGATATGATATTTTTTCCAGCACTCCAAGTTGTTTGGCATCCCTGTGCAAAAGGAGCCTTTTATCACTTTGATACCCCAATATGCCAGGAACCCAAATTCCAGATGGACTTCTGGTAAGTGAAGACATTGCCACATCTTTAGGACTCACCCCTTCACAACCTCAAGGAGCACACAATTAAAACACAGAGGTCTCTGTTAATATTACTGCTTGCATTCAGTCCAGCTCTTCTTTGCCTCTTCCCAGTTCAAAGTCAGCAGCCATAACCCCTTTGTATCATTCTCAGACAACTCACAGCCTCTCAGCTCAGTATCAGTGTGCTCAAGTGTATTTGACTGTCACAGAAACCTACATGCTGTTCCCAGAGGCTGTGAGTGTATTTCTTGTTAAATTCATGTTGGATCATTATTCTAACAGCATTTGTAAATTTATGATCATTTCTCACAGTTGCTGCCAAATTAATTCTGATAGCTATTTacaggggctttttttttctgattagaTGCCAATCAGTGAATCCAATTCATGAAAAGGCAATAAAATGAATACTACTTCAGCACAAGAAGGGAATGTAAAGAA is from Cinclus cinclus chromosome 2, bCinCin1.1, whole genome shotgun sequence and encodes:
- the LHFPL6 gene encoding LHFPL tetraspan subfamily member 6 protein; translated protein: MASSLTCAGIVWAFLSFLCAAASCVGFFMPYWLLGSQLEKSVSFGTFRRCSYPVRDESRQMTVMVEQCGRYASFQAIPSAEWRICTVVTGLGCGLLLLVALTALMGCCVSELISRTVGRVAGGIQFLGGLLIGSGCALYPLGWDSEEVRQTCGNISNQFELGTCHIGWAYYCTGGGAAAAMLLCTWLACFSGKKQKQYPY